TGAGTGTGGGAAGCGAGTCTGTTTACATGTGTCGaatcccatgaaggagctccagtttgaaacttttttgtttaccttatgattaaaattAAACACCCGTGAAGacatttttacacaaaatattttctttgaacTGTCCATTCAAGGAAAAAATACTAAAACAATATCAATATATTACGCAACACAACTGTTTAGAAATAGCCTATTACTTCTAAATCATGTTTCTGTTGTCAATAATCTTCATATCATTATAAGTACACCTCAgagaacagaacaaaataaaaagacagtTTAAAACAATTGTTGCCAAAACCAAGTTacacaaatttttttcttctttttaaccTATGTGTGATTAGTGTAAAATTACAGAGAACATCACAGCTCATGCATTTTGGTTTTGCCCCTCTTTGTTTGATTTttggacaaacattttttatttctactCCAAGGCCTATTACATTTCCCTTCTCCCAGACAGAGCCTGCAATTGTTGGTGTTTCTGAACACTCCCTCATCGTTCTAAAACATCTCCAACAAGCCCTCACTCCTGGCATGACTGTAGCCAAGCGGCTAATACTAAAAAACTGGAAATCTCTTTTACCTCTTTCTTTTAGAATGTAATTAAAGGACATGGCCTTTGTCATCCATTTGGAAAGGCTCTGATTTATAAGGTCCAATTCTAACGGAAAagtctttgctacctgggaaacCTTTCTTGAATAATCAGACTTGAAACGTGCACAATCCAAAACTGACTGGCACACTACCTTTTAGGACTTTTTGATAACTACATACTCTGTAACACTACATTTCTATTTTTGTATCTCTAATAGCAGGACCCACATGTATGGCAGTTCATATTATAAATACCTGCAAAGTGTGTGTATTCTGAGACAATGTTGTTTGTTAGCTATTTTGTACttaaaaaaccttaaaataaaagtatttaaaaaaaagaaaaaaaagagggaaaaaactATATAATTGTTGCCAAACATATCAATTACTGCAGTAAAGATCTAACCGTGCACTTAAATACAGTATTTGCTTACTCTTAAATCCAAACAGTGACTCTATTATTAGAAGTGTTTGGCCAGGCAGTGTATTTTTCTCTTGTAAAAAGGCATCTTCAATGTACCTAAGTGTGTGTGTCGACGTACCTTGCGACTGTTTTCAATGTTCTCGATGATGTTGTCAATGATCCACTTCCCCGGAATGAAGTCCCTTTCATGGATGCAGAGCCGGTAAGGAGGTTTGACATTCTCTAGACAAGGAAGCAGATGATTTCGAACCCAGTCTGCATCCGAATGACTGTAAGAGATGAATGCATGAAAGGCGTAATCCACCCCTTGACCTAAACCTTCCTTATGGGCCCTGTACTTGGCTCGGATGATTTGGTATGTGGCTTTAACGTACCATGGAACATGAAAAATGTAGCACAGAAGCATAATAACCAGGACAACAGCTGCCGTTGTTGACACGGATATAATGATAACAAGTGTTATATCACAGGCTAAATGACCCGGGGAGTATTTTGAGACCATCGTGTTCAGAAGACGCTCAGGATGGTAACACTTGTAGTTGTTGGGCCAGTCAGTAATGGTCACCTTGCCTTTGCTTGTAGTTTCCTGAATGAATGTGTACAGATCACAGGTACAATGGTAAGGATTGTTTCCTGCAGTCAAAACACGCAGGCTAAGCATGTCCTTAAAAGACTTCATGCTAACAAGTCCAAATGAGTTTCCATCTAAAGCTAGCGTCCTCAAATATCGATTCTTCCATCCTGATGGGATGAATTTGATCTTGTTTCCGCTAAGAAGGAGCTCGGTTAACTCAGAGGCTTTATTGAAATAATCCATGTCCAGCTGGTCTAGACTGCTGTATGAAAGATCCAGGAAGTTTACCGAAGTAGGGAGGCACTTAAAACTGTCGCTTGTTAAACTATTGTGATTACCGATCACTTTAgtaatggtttttctccagtcaCAGGCACCGTTGCCCAGGTATTGCAGCTGGTTGTGGCTCATATCGATTGTTGTTAGCTTGACAAAGTCTTTAGTCAGAGATGCCAAGTCACTGAGGCTGGTAAGTCTATTATGACTGACGTTAAAGGTGTCCAGCTTGTGCAGTGTGTTCCTGGTATCACATAGCGGGTTGTATATATAACTGTCCAGCAGCTGGTTGTTGGAGATGTCCAGAAGTTCAACACTCTTCATCTCCGGCCACGAGTCGCAGGGGACACTGTTGAAGTTTACATTCCATACAATGAATTTGCGGACATGATTAAGCCATGTAAAGCTCCAGTCGAAGCGCATTATATCTGGATTACTGATGTCCCtgaatgggagaaaaaaagaTATAGCAATAAAGATGAGAATAATTAACATATTTACATAAAGAAATATGTATTGTAATGAATTTAGCGAGAATCATTTCAGTTCAAAATTTATTCTAttgcaaaattaattaaatgcatttaaa
This sequence is a window from Danio rerio strain Tuebingen ecotype United States chromosome 16, GRCz12tu, whole genome shotgun sequence. Protein-coding genes within it:
- the tlr18 gene encoding toll-like receptor 18 isoform X7, with protein sequence MRFDWSFTWLNHVRKFIVWNVNFNSVPCDSWPEMKSVELLDISNNQLLDSYIYNPLCDTRNTLHKLDTFNVSHNRLTSLSDLASLTKDFVKLTTIDMSHNQLQYLGNGACDWRKTITKVIGNHNSLTSDSFKCLPTSVNFLDLSYSSLDQLDMDYFNKASELTELLLSGNKIKFIPSGWKNRYLRTLALDGNSFGLVSMKSFKDMLSLRVLTAGNNPYHCTCDLYTFIQETTSKGKVTITDWPNNYKCYHPERLLNTMVSKYSPGHLACDITLVIIISVSTTAAVVLVIMLLCYIFHVPWYVKATYQIIRAKYRAHKEGLGQGVDYAFHAFISYSHSDADWVRNHLLPCLENVKPPYRLCIHERDFIPGKWIIDNIIENIENSRKVIFVLSHNFVNSEWCNYELYFAQQRAIGKTFSDVILVVKEPIDPTSLPSKFCKLKRMLNTKTYLEWPQQPTEQNFFWIQLRSVLGKPNSIRPRTISRHSRLSSARSVSLIEAPQIQDPEGPDEEDHQNSPQPSNKCQLTCIEVA